A region from the Arachis ipaensis cultivar K30076 chromosome B01, Araip1.1, whole genome shotgun sequence genome encodes:
- the LOC107639641 gene encoding cysteine-rich receptor-like protein kinase 2 isoform X1 translates to MMFNKPLKLLALTLIILWSWWTSFHFHGALGDPQTLLLNKGCSQYNATNLSNFNQNLNSTLRDLRNQSKSMDFGTSHHAVGADPVYGMFQCRDYLSKADCATCFSVAAAQIRNCSAGANGARVIYDGCFIRYESNEFFNQTTLPGNSMICGNKTASGGSNAFNGVAQKVLQDLQTATPRIPGYFAATKTQVAGGGGGGAIYAVAQCAQSVSEGGCSECLNVGVTNIQSCLPNTDGRAYDAGCFMRYSMTPFFADNKVVDVTPYLKQQEGGNSSNNKGAIIGGVIGGVVLFMILFALFVWLRRNKKLPTRGPRGDILGATELKGPVTYRYKDLKSATKNFSDENKLGEGGFGDVYKGTLKNGKIVAVKKLALGQSRKIDESFESEVKLISNVHHRNLVRLLGCCSKGPERILVYEYMANSSLDRYLFGEKKGNLNWKQRYDIIVGTARGLAYLHEDFHVCIIHRDIKTSNILLDDDLQPRIADFGLARLLPEDKSHLSTKFAGTLGYTAPEYAIHGQLSEKADAYSYGVVVLEIISGQKSSELRDDADGEFLLQRAWKLYEKDMHLELVDPTLDPEDYSSEEVKRIIEIALLCTQASPSTRPTMSEVVLLLKSKNLLMENMMRPTMPVFVHSSNVRSQHDTSTSTASSSVSASKATVSTSVLSAR, encoded by the exons ATGATGTTTAATAAACCACTCAAACTCTTGGCCTTGACCTTAATCATATTATGGTCATGGTGGACTTCATTCCATTTCCATGGAGCATTAGGAGACCCCCAAACCCTTTTGCTCAACAAAGGTTGCAGCCAATACAACGCAACCAACTTGTCAAATTTCAACCAAAACCTAAACTCAACTTTGAGAGATCTTAGAAATCAAAGTAAGAGTATGGATTTTGGTACATCACACCATGCCGTAGGAGCGGATCCTGTCTACGGCATGTTTCAATGCAGGgactacttatcaaaggctgattGTGCCACGTGTTTCTCTGTCGCGGCCGCCCAAATTCGCAATTGCTCCGCCGGAGCTAATGGTGCCCGGGTGATATATGATGGATGTTTCATCAG GTACGAAAGCAATGAATTCTTCAACCAAACAACTCTACCGGGTAACAGCATGATTTGTGGTAACAAAACTGCAAGTGGAGGATCAAATGCTTTCAATGGAGTTGCACAAAAAGTGCTACAAGATTTGCAAACAGCAACACCAAGAATTCCCGGTTACTTTGCAGCTACCAAGACACAAGTAGCCggtggcggcggcggcggcgcaATCTATGCCGTCGCACAATGTGCTCAATCCGTGTCTGAGGGAGGTTGTTCGGAATGCTTGAATGTTGGCGTAACCAACATTCAAAGTTGTCTTCCTAATACAGATGGTAGAGCATACGATGCTGGTTGTTTTATGAGATATTCTATGACACCATTCTTTGCTGATAACAAAGTTGTTGATGTCACACCATATTTGAAACAACAAG AAGGAGGAAATTCAAGCAACAACAAAGGGGCTATTATTGGTGGTGTTATTGGAGGTGTAGTACTTTTTATGATTCTCTTTGCATTGTTTGTGTGGCTTAGAAGAAACAAGAAATTACCAACAAGAGGTCCTAGAG GTGACATATTGGGAGCAACTGAGTTGAAAGGCCCAGTTACTTATAGGTATAAAGATTTAAAAAGTGCAACAAAAAATTTTAGTGATGAAAATAAACTAGGAGAAGGAGGTTTTGGAGATGTATACAAG GGTACTCTGAAAAATGGAAAAATAGTTGCTGTGAAGAAATTGGCTTTAGGGCAATCAAGAAAAATTGATGAAAGTTTTGAAAGTGAAGTGAAGCTTATAAGTAATGTTCACCATAGGAATCTGGTTAGACTTCTTGGATGTTGTAGTAAGGGCCCAGAAAGAATCCTTGTTTATGAGTACATGGCAAATAGCAGCCTTGACAGATATTTATTTG gtgAGAAGAAGGGTAATCTGAATTGGAAACAAAGGTATGATATAATTGTAGGCACAGCAAGAGGTCTTGCATATCTACATGAGGATTTCCATGTTTGTATCATACACAGAGATATAAAAACTAGCAACATACTATTGGATGATGATCTTCAACCTAGAATTGCTGATTTTGGTTTAGCAAGGCTTCTACCTGAGGACAAATCTCACCTTAGCACAAAATTTGCAGGAACTTT AGGATATACAGCACCTGAATATGCAATTCATGGTCAATTATCAGAGAAAGCTGATGCTTATAGCTATGGTGTTGTGGTCCTGGAAATTATAAGTGGTCAAAAGAGTAGTGAATTGAGAGATGATGCCGACGGTGAATTTCTCCTTCAAAGG GCATGGAAACTGTATGAGAAAGACATGCACTTGGAGCTAGTGGACCCCACATTGGACCCTGAAGACTATAGTtcagaagaagtaaagagaatCATAGAAATTGCTTTGTTGTGCACTCAAGCATCACCTTCCACAAGACCAACAATGTCCGAGGTGGTTCTCTTACTCAAGAGTAAGAACTTATTGATGGAGAATATGATGAGACCTACTATGCCTGTCTTTGTTCATTCTAGTAATGTTAGGTCTCAACATGACACATCTACTTCAACTGCTTCATCATCTGTGTCTGCATCCAAAGCTACAGTTTCCACTTCAGTACTATCTGCTCGTTGA
- the LOC107639641 gene encoding cysteine-rich receptor-like protein kinase 2 isoform X2 has translation MMFNKPLKLLALTLIILWSWWTSFHFHGALGDPQTLLLNKGCSQYNATNLSNFNQNLNSTLRDLRNQSKSMDFGTSHHAVGADPVYGMFQCRDYLSKADCATCFSVAAAQIRNCSAGANGARVIYDGCFIRYESNEFFNQTTLPGNSMICGNKTASGGSNAFNGVAQKVLQDLQTATPRIPGYFAATKTQVAGGGGGGAIYAVAQCAQSVSEGGCSECLNVGVTNIQSCLPNTDGRAYDAGCFMRYSMTPFFADNKVVDVTPYLKQQGGNSSNNKGAIIGGVIGGVVLFMILFALFVWLRRNKKLPTRGPRGDILGATELKGPVTYRYKDLKSATKNFSDENKLGEGGFGDVYKGTLKNGKIVAVKKLALGQSRKIDESFESEVKLISNVHHRNLVRLLGCCSKGPERILVYEYMANSSLDRYLFGEKKGNLNWKQRYDIIVGTARGLAYLHEDFHVCIIHRDIKTSNILLDDDLQPRIADFGLARLLPEDKSHLSTKFAGTLGYTAPEYAIHGQLSEKADAYSYGVVVLEIISGQKSSELRDDADGEFLLQRAWKLYEKDMHLELVDPTLDPEDYSSEEVKRIIEIALLCTQASPSTRPTMSEVVLLLKSKNLLMENMMRPTMPVFVHSSNVRSQHDTSTSTASSSVSASKATVSTSVLSAR, from the exons ATGATGTTTAATAAACCACTCAAACTCTTGGCCTTGACCTTAATCATATTATGGTCATGGTGGACTTCATTCCATTTCCATGGAGCATTAGGAGACCCCCAAACCCTTTTGCTCAACAAAGGTTGCAGCCAATACAACGCAACCAACTTGTCAAATTTCAACCAAAACCTAAACTCAACTTTGAGAGATCTTAGAAATCAAAGTAAGAGTATGGATTTTGGTACATCACACCATGCCGTAGGAGCGGATCCTGTCTACGGCATGTTTCAATGCAGGgactacttatcaaaggctgattGTGCCACGTGTTTCTCTGTCGCGGCCGCCCAAATTCGCAATTGCTCCGCCGGAGCTAATGGTGCCCGGGTGATATATGATGGATGTTTCATCAG GTACGAAAGCAATGAATTCTTCAACCAAACAACTCTACCGGGTAACAGCATGATTTGTGGTAACAAAACTGCAAGTGGAGGATCAAATGCTTTCAATGGAGTTGCACAAAAAGTGCTACAAGATTTGCAAACAGCAACACCAAGAATTCCCGGTTACTTTGCAGCTACCAAGACACAAGTAGCCggtggcggcggcggcggcgcaATCTATGCCGTCGCACAATGTGCTCAATCCGTGTCTGAGGGAGGTTGTTCGGAATGCTTGAATGTTGGCGTAACCAACATTCAAAGTTGTCTTCCTAATACAGATGGTAGAGCATACGATGCTGGTTGTTTTATGAGATATTCTATGACACCATTCTTTGCTGATAACAAAGTTGTTGATGTCACACCATATTTGAAACAACAAG GAGGAAATTCAAGCAACAACAAAGGGGCTATTATTGGTGGTGTTATTGGAGGTGTAGTACTTTTTATGATTCTCTTTGCATTGTTTGTGTGGCTTAGAAGAAACAAGAAATTACCAACAAGAGGTCCTAGAG GTGACATATTGGGAGCAACTGAGTTGAAAGGCCCAGTTACTTATAGGTATAAAGATTTAAAAAGTGCAACAAAAAATTTTAGTGATGAAAATAAACTAGGAGAAGGAGGTTTTGGAGATGTATACAAG GGTACTCTGAAAAATGGAAAAATAGTTGCTGTGAAGAAATTGGCTTTAGGGCAATCAAGAAAAATTGATGAAAGTTTTGAAAGTGAAGTGAAGCTTATAAGTAATGTTCACCATAGGAATCTGGTTAGACTTCTTGGATGTTGTAGTAAGGGCCCAGAAAGAATCCTTGTTTATGAGTACATGGCAAATAGCAGCCTTGACAGATATTTATTTG gtgAGAAGAAGGGTAATCTGAATTGGAAACAAAGGTATGATATAATTGTAGGCACAGCAAGAGGTCTTGCATATCTACATGAGGATTTCCATGTTTGTATCATACACAGAGATATAAAAACTAGCAACATACTATTGGATGATGATCTTCAACCTAGAATTGCTGATTTTGGTTTAGCAAGGCTTCTACCTGAGGACAAATCTCACCTTAGCACAAAATTTGCAGGAACTTT AGGATATACAGCACCTGAATATGCAATTCATGGTCAATTATCAGAGAAAGCTGATGCTTATAGCTATGGTGTTGTGGTCCTGGAAATTATAAGTGGTCAAAAGAGTAGTGAATTGAGAGATGATGCCGACGGTGAATTTCTCCTTCAAAGG GCATGGAAACTGTATGAGAAAGACATGCACTTGGAGCTAGTGGACCCCACATTGGACCCTGAAGACTATAGTtcagaagaagtaaagagaatCATAGAAATTGCTTTGTTGTGCACTCAAGCATCACCTTCCACAAGACCAACAATGTCCGAGGTGGTTCTCTTACTCAAGAGTAAGAACTTATTGATGGAGAATATGATGAGACCTACTATGCCTGTCTTTGTTCATTCTAGTAATGTTAGGTCTCAACATGACACATCTACTTCAACTGCTTCATCATCTGTGTCTGCATCCAAAGCTACAGTTTCCACTTCAGTACTATCTGCTCGTTGA
- the LOC107616086 gene encoding psbQ-like protein 3, chloroplastic: MEFMRTFILKPNMTTQLYFPPFTSSCCVNKVNKPYSYQNPNKDDLSLKMSKRVGVFLSVASLILRTQSTSAFEFKFVAPDQTIEEAESGVRGHAQNLLQVKDLLELESWKAAQKELRMSSALLKKDIYTIIQNKPGIERPPLRKLYTTLFNNVTRLDYAARDKDIPEIWRRYENIVVAVNDILSRI; this comes from the exons ATGGAGTTTATGAGAACATTCATATTGAAACCAAACATGACAACACAATTATACTTTCCACCATTCACATCATCATGCTGTGTCAACAAAGTGAACAAACCTTATTCCTATCAAAATCCCAACAAGGATGATCTCTCATTGAAAATGAGCAAAAGGGTTGGTGTTTTTTTATCTGTAGCATCATTGATTCTGAGGACACAAAGCACAAGCgcgtttgagttcaagtttgtgGCACCTGATCAAACAATTGAAGAAGCTGAGAGTGGTGTTAGAGGGCATGCACAGAATTTGTTACAAGTTAAGGATCTTTTGGAGTTAGAGTCATGGAAAGCAGCACAGAAGGAATTGAGAATGAGCTCAGCACTTTTGAAAAAGGATATATACACCATCATACAAAACAAGCCTGGAATTGAGAGGCCACCATTGAGGAAGCTCTACACTACTCTATTCAACAATGTTACTAGA CTGGATTATGCAGCAAGGGATAAAGATATACCGGAAATTTGGCGGCGTTACGAGAACATTGTGGTGGCTGTGAATGACATTCTATCCAGAATATGA
- the LOC107639558 gene encoding uncharacterized protein LOC107639558, whose translation MASILRRLPIAAVIFLAVALSATTTATARPCRSFLISSYSIRNPSTNNFATVTVTEIQSLTINTNNHFFKIPFNQNGVVFPLHRRNHHRDLSRASLPRASSGIYGYDFASLRDRTKDILSVVLALLFGFGCGSLVAATMYLLWFVLSGRRFDDLSDDDSHGAEIESFKKLGYVKIPAAEKTAAPPAAAKDSSSV comes from the coding sequence ATGGCCTCAATCCTCCGCCGTTTACCGATCGCCGCCGTAATCTTTTTGGCGGTGGCCCTCTCCGCCACCACAACCGCCACCGCACGACCCTGCAGATCCTTCCTCATCTCTTCCTACTCCATCCGCAACCCTTCCACCAACAACTTCGCCACCGTCACCGTTACCGAGATCCAATCCCTCACTATCAACACCAACAATCACTTCTTCAAAATCCCCTTCaaccaaaacggcgtcgttttcccCTTGCACCGTCGCAACCATCACCGCGATCTTTCACGCGCGTCGCTACCACGCGCCTCCTCAGGGATTTACGGTTACGACTTCGCTTCACTCCGCGACCGCACCAAGGACATCCTCAGCGTCGTCCTCGCCTTGCTCTTTGGATTCGGTTGCGGTTCCCTCGTCGCCGCCACTATGTACCTCCTCTGGTTCGTCCTCTCCGGCCGCCGCTTCGACGATCTCTCCGATGACGATAGCCATGGCGCGGAGATCGAGAGTTTCAAGAAACTCGGGTACGTGAAGATTCCGGCGGCGGAGAAGACCGCTGCTCCACCGGCGGCGGCGAAGGATTCTTCTTCGGTATGA
- the LOC107616072 gene encoding uncharacterized protein LOC107616072 isoform X1, with the protein MGVLSNKVDPSNLNPGDHIYSWRQAYIYAHHGIYIGDGMVIHFTRGADQEIGAGTVLDRLLFSLPPSHPTDTPCQRCGGDQTRKDGVISSCLDCFLSGGDLYLFEYGVSPAFFLAKARGGTCTLATSNPTEQVLHRAFFLLENGFGGYHVFKNNCEDFAIYCKTGLLVFTNMSVGRSGQAASCFAAASALVSSPLRFMTTGIGGLSLVGCGMYCVSRLVSDIGVRRDVTKVPVEKLVDSLDSPAKITEMAKLD; encoded by the exons ATGGGGGTGCTTTCCAATAAGGTTGATCCTTCAAACCTTAATCCTGGTGATCATATTTACTCTTGGAGACAGGCTTACATCTATGCACATCACG GAATTTATATAGGTGATGGAATGGTGATCCACTTCACAAGGGGTGCAGACCAAGAAATAGGAGCAGGAACTGTCTTAGACCGTCTTCTATTCAGTTTACCTCCCTCCCATCCTACAGACACACCATGCCAAAGATGTGGCGGCGACCAGACAAGAAAAGATGGTGTCATCTCTTCTTGCTTGGACTGTTTTCTCTCTGGTGGTGACCTTTACCTCTTTGAATATGGTGTCTCACCAGCATTCTTTCTAGCCAAAGCTAGAGGTGGTACCTGCACCCTTGCAACTTCCAATCCAACCGAGCAAGTGCTTCACCGTGCTTTCTTCCTCCTTGAGAACGGGTTCGGTGGCTACCATGTCTTTAAGAACAACTGTGAGGACTTTGCAATCTACTGCAAAACTGGCCTGCTTGTATTCACAAACATGAGTGTTGGGAGAAGTGGTCAAGCAGCATCTTGTTTTGCTGCTGCTAGTGCCTTAGTTTCTTCACCACTTCGGTTCATGACCACGGGTATCGGCGGTCTATCGTTGGTTGGTTGTGGCATGTACTGTGTTAGCCGATTGGTTTCGGATATTGGAGTTCGCCGAGACGTAACTAAAGTTCCGGTGGAGAAGCTTGTAGATTCATTGGATTCACCGGCTAAGATAACTGAAATGGCCAAGTTAGACTAA
- the LOC107616072 gene encoding uncharacterized protein LOC107616072 isoform X2, with amino-acid sequence MHITIAGIYIGDGMVIHFTRGADQEIGAGTVLDRLLFSLPPSHPTDTPCQRCGGDQTRKDGVISSCLDCFLSGGDLYLFEYGVSPAFFLAKARGGTCTLATSNPTEQVLHRAFFLLENGFGGYHVFKNNCEDFAIYCKTGLLVFTNMSVGRSGQAASCFAAASALVSSPLRFMTTGIGGLSLVGCGMYCVSRLVSDIGVRRDVTKVPVEKLVDSLDSPAKITEMAKLD; translated from the exons ATGCACATCACG ATTGCAGGAATTTATATAGGTGATGGAATGGTGATCCACTTCACAAGGGGTGCAGACCAAGAAATAGGAGCAGGAACTGTCTTAGACCGTCTTCTATTCAGTTTACCTCCCTCCCATCCTACAGACACACCATGCCAAAGATGTGGCGGCGACCAGACAAGAAAAGATGGTGTCATCTCTTCTTGCTTGGACTGTTTTCTCTCTGGTGGTGACCTTTACCTCTTTGAATATGGTGTCTCACCAGCATTCTTTCTAGCCAAAGCTAGAGGTGGTACCTGCACCCTTGCAACTTCCAATCCAACCGAGCAAGTGCTTCACCGTGCTTTCTTCCTCCTTGAGAACGGGTTCGGTGGCTACCATGTCTTTAAGAACAACTGTGAGGACTTTGCAATCTACTGCAAAACTGGCCTGCTTGTATTCACAAACATGAGTGTTGGGAGAAGTGGTCAAGCAGCATCTTGTTTTGCTGCTGCTAGTGCCTTAGTTTCTTCACCACTTCGGTTCATGACCACGGGTATCGGCGGTCTATCGTTGGTTGGTTGTGGCATGTACTGTGTTAGCCGATTGGTTTCGGATATTGGAGTTCGCCGAGACGTAACTAAAGTTCCGGTGGAGAAGCTTGTAGATTCATTGGATTCACCGGCTAAGATAACTGAAATGGCCAAGTTAGACTAA
- the LOC107639486 gene encoding uncharacterized protein LOC107639486: protein MARRVETRNDSALTRAVGKVFAFVRYAEFEILFFLFFIIAYIVFKDITSRPEYNQILVKKPGGSEFWPY, encoded by the exons ATGGCGAGGCGAGTTGAGACTCGGAACGATTCGGCGCTGACTCGGGCGGTTGGAAAGGTGTTTGCGTTCGTGAGATACGCGGAGTTTGagatcctcttcttcctcttcttcatcatTGCTTATATCGTCTTCAAAGACATt ACATCAAGACCCGAATACAATCAAATCCTTGTAAAGAAGCCCGGTGGATCAGAGTTTTGGCCTTACTAG
- the LOC110264193 gene encoding uncharacterized protein LOC110264193: MNLLRRPNANMVLLLLSLVFIKTCNNHNFLALASPSGGVMGGSFFDDSDSSSSQSSLNDHSHYQHYDSSQPFVDDNTPSNNDDGGVPSVFLFFMFGLVLVGLCKHRNGNAISVIKVQVAMLGGKKGSSIQRDLSRIAQAADTSSPEETILALHQNPGYCISGYSYVDLKLSREDGEKCYTQLSHEERAKFDKETLVNFNGKEKISTRNQSANVFINDDEYTLLDEEKKPEEEKKLLLNGFGNEFIVITILVAAKGTHKLPSINGAEDLKKTLQKLRSLLSKHLLAGEVLWTPQKYDDTLSEEELIEDYPKLAKSMGNFLAKKKE; the protein is encoded by the exons ATGAATTTGTTGAGAAGGCCTAATGCTAATATGGTTTTGTTGCTTCTTAGTCTTGTATTCATCAAAACTTGCAACAACCATAACTTCTTGGCTCTGGCCTCGCCTTCCGGAGGCGTCATGGGAGGGAGTTTCTTCGACGATTCGGATTCTTCATCCTCGCAATCATCTTTGAATGATCATTCACATTATCAACATTATGATTCTTCTCAACCTTTTGTTGATGATAACACTCCAAGTAACAATGATGATGGAGGGGTTCCAAGCGTGTTTCTATTCTTcatgtttggtttggttttggttggattaTGTAAACACAGAAATGGAAATGCAATTTCTGTGATCAAGGTTCAG GTTGCAATGTTAGGTGGGAAGAAGGGAAGCTCGATACAAAGGGATCTAAGTAGGATTGCCCAAGCTGCAGATACATCTTCTCCAGAAG AGACAATATTAGCTTTGCATCAGAATCCTGGTTACTGTATTTCAGGATATTCATAT GTGGATCTTAAGCTGAGTAGGGAAGATGGAGAGAAATGCTACACTCAATTATCACATGAAGAGAGAGCCAAATTTGACAAAGAGACATTAGTCAACTTTAATGGCAAAGAGAAGATTAGTACAAGAAACCAGAGTGCTAATGTGTTCATCAATGATGATGAGTACACATtg TTGGATGAGGAAAAGAAAcctgaagaagagaagaaactaCTTCTCAATGGGTTTGGGAATGAGTTTATAGTG ATAACAATTTTGGTAGCTGCTAAAGGAACACATAAGCTTCCAAGTATCAATGGAGCTGAAGATTTGAAGAAGACATTACAAAAGCTTAGATCCCTTCTATCAAAACACTTACTA GCTGGGGAGGTGCTATGGACTCCACAAAAATATGATGACACACTTTCTGAAGAGGAACTAATTGAAGATTACCCAAAATTAGCAAAGTCCATGGGAAATTTTCTGGCCAAGAAAAAGGAATAA
- the LOC107644166 gene encoding probable metal-nicotianamine transporter YSL7: MTSRTARYKDDNLAGEPPSTADNAAPDDTTSVEKLFEAKSVPPWTKQLTVRAIFVSAVLSFAFTFIVMKLNLTTGIIPSLNVSAGLLGFFFVKTWSKVLAQTGLLRTPFTRQENTVIQTCVVAASGIAFSGGFGSYLFGMSSTIANQSPEAAAGADIKNPSLGWMIAFLFVVSFLGLFSVLPLRKIMIVDFRLTYPSGTATANLINGFHTPEGAELAKKQVSKLGRFFSFSFLWSFFQWFFTAGDDCGFSSFPTFGLQAYKNKFFFDFSATYVGVGMICPYIINVSLLIGGILSWGVMWPLIANRKGDWYDAKLKQSSLEGLQGYKVFIAIAMILGDGLYNFVKVLARTLSGLYKQCYKKDSDVGPTDDSSHDHPPSISYDDKRRTELFLKDQIPTWFSIAGYVIIAAISTITLPFIFHQLKWYYIIVIYIIAPALAFCNAFGCGLTDWSLASTYGKLAIFCIGAWAGSNGGGVLAGLAACGVMMNIVSTASDLMQDFKTGYMTLASPRSMFVSQVVGTAMGCIISPCVFWLFYKAFGNLGSPDSQYPAPYALVYRNMAILGVDGFSALPRYCLTLCCAFFVGAIVINLVRDMVGNKYARFIPVPMAMAIPFYIGSYFAIDMCLGSLILFIWEKVNKEDAEAFGSAVASGLICGDGIWTLPSSIIALAGVKPPICMKFLSRATNAKVDAFLG; the protein is encoded by the exons ATGACTTCGCGAACAGCACGTTACAAAGACGACAACCTCGCTGGAGAGCCGCCATCCACGGCGGACAATGCGGCCCCGGACGATACCACATCGGTAGAGAAGCTCTTCGAGGCCAAATCGGTGCCGCCATGGACGAAACAGCTCACAGTGCGAGCGATTTTCGTTAGCGCCGTGCTTTCATTCGCGTTCACGTTCATCGTAATGAAGCTCAACCTCACCACTGGGATTATTCCTTCCTTGAACGTTTCTGCGGGATTGTTAGGGTTCTTCTTCGTGAAGACGTGGTCCAAGGTTCTCGCTCAAACGGGGCTTCTCAGGACACCGTTCACGCGTCAAGAGAACACCGTCATTCAGACCTGCGTCGTCGCCGCCAGCGGAATCGCCTTCAGCG GTGGTTTTGGTAGCTACCTGTTTGGAATGAGTTCAACTATCGCAAATCAATCGCCAGAAGCTGCTGCTGGTGCGGATATTAAGAACCCGAGTTTAGGATGGATGATTGCTTTTCTGTTTGTTGTTAGCTTTCTTGGCCTCTTTTCTGTGCTTCCTCTTCGGAAG ATTATGATTGTAGACTTCAGATTGACATATCCTAGTGGTACTGCGACAGCCAATCTTATCAATGGTTTCCATACTCCAGAGGGCGCAGAGCTAGCTAA GAAGCAAGTATCAAAGCTGGGAAGATTTTTCTCCTTTAGCTTCTTATGGAGTTTCTTCCAATGGTTTTTCACTGCTGGTGATGATTGCGGATTTTCAAGCTTCCCTACATTTGGTCTACAGGCCTATAAGAACAA GTTCTTCTTTGATTTTTCCGCTACTTATGTTGGGGTTGGGATGATTTGCCCATATATAATCAATGTATCCCTGCTGATTGGTGGAATTCTCTCATGGGGTGTCATGTGGCCACTCATTGCTAATAGAAAAGGTGATTGGTATGATGCAAAACTTAAGCAAAGCAGCTTAGAGGGCCTTCAAGGTTACAAG GTTTTCATTGCCATAGCAATGATTCTTGGTGATGGTCTATACAACTTCGTGAAGGTTCTTGCCCGCACACTTTCTGGTTTATATAAGCAATGCTACAAAAAGGACTCGGACGTTGGTCCAACCGATGATTCCTCGCATGACCACCCTCCATCAATCTCATACGACGATAAGCGCAGAACCGAGCTTTTCCTCAAGGACCAAATCCCAACCTGGTTTTCTATTGCTGGATATGTCATCATTGCAGCGATCTCAACCATAACTCTTCCCTTCATCTTCCACCAGCTAAAGTGGTACTACATTATTGTCATCTACATCATTGCACCAGCACTAGCATTTTGCAATGCCTTTGGCTGTGGACTAACTGATTGGTCCCTTGCATCCACTTATGGAAAATTAGCCATTTTCTGTATTGGGGCATGGGCAGGGTCTAATGGTGGCGGTGTTCTAGCCGGTTTGGCGGCATGTGGTGTCATGATGAACATTGTTTCAACAGCTTCTGACCTTATGCAGGACTTTAAAACCGGATACATGACATTGGCCTCACCAAGGTCCATGTTTGTGAGCCAAGTTGTTGGAACTGCCATGGGTTGCATTATATCTCCTTGTGTCTTCTGGCTTTTCTACAAGGCCTTTGGTAATCTTGGGAGCCCTGACTCACAATACCCTGCTCCTTATGCCCTTGTTTACCGGAACATGGCGATATTGGGAGTCGACGGCTTCTCGGCTCTACCAAGATACTGCCTCACTCTCTGCTGTGCGTTCTTTGTTGGAGCCATTGTTATCAACCTTGTTAGGGACATGGTAGGAAACAAGTATGCAAGGTTCATTCCAGTTCCAATGGCCATGGCAATACCCTTTTACATAGGGAGCTATTTCGCCATTGACATGTGTCTTGGAagcttgattttatttatttgggaGAAGGTTAACAAGGAAGATGCTGAGGCATTTGGATCAGCTGTGGCTTCTGGTTTGATCTGTGGTGATGGAATCTGGACACTACCTAGCTCAATTATTGCTCTTGCAGGGGTAAAGCCTCCAATTTGCATGAAGTTTTTGTCCAGAGCAACAAATGCAAAGGTGGATGCATTCTTAGGATAA